The Apodemus sylvaticus chromosome 18, mApoSyl1.1, whole genome shotgun sequence genome includes the window CGAGCTTTGCGCTTTCCCAGACCAGTGAGAGGTTGCCTGGAAGCAGGAAAAGGCCTCCAGGTCCCAGCTCATAAAAGAGGGCTCAAAGCATTCTGGGGTTGTTTTCGATTTGCATTTTCTGAGAACCCAAGGCCGGCCAGGTTCCAGACTTCCGCACATCTCGGAGGGCCTGGATACAAGAGAGAAAGATGTGGGCTTTCGCACTCCAGGAGTCTAGTCGTCTACCCACAAGAGACACCTCTAAAAGCCGCTTAAAGTTCCCTTTCGTCTGCGCAaaggccctctctctctctcctcagctaCATTACCGAAGGTCCTCACCTGGGCTCCTAGCAGCTTTAGGAATCTTTGTAAGACACTTAGAGTGGATGGTTTGCGGCTGAGCAAAAGATCACAAAGAACTCAATTTCTTTagcacaaaaatatttattggcctttagcagaaaaaaaaaaaaattattggtaGGGGAGGTCTTTCAGAAGGCGAATTCGCTCCTGACGCTCTCCAGTCCAGTTCTCGTTAGCACGCTATTTACACATGTACAGCATATACATGGTCTCAAGCCGCCACCAAATTGCAAAGTAATCTAGGCAGTGAGTGGGTGTCAGAGCACCGGAGGGTGCTGGGGAGTGTGCAGGTTGAGGGCGTTGGGGTGGCCATGGCTGATCAGATTGAGGTAATGCCGGTCCAGGCCCTGCATCTGCGCCAGGAAGGGGCTGTGCTGCTGGGCCGGGCTGGGGAGAGGTACGGTCGCGCTAGACAAGTAAGGCAGTGCTGGGCTGCGGGCCGCTCCAGGAGGCCAAGGGAATGACCCTGGGCTAGCCCCCTGCGGGAACACGGTGGCGTCGCCCGGGCTGTGGCCCGGGAACTCTGGGCCGGCTGGATGCAACTGATAGGAGAAATCTGGCTCGGGGAGGGAGAGCGGCGGGAAGGGGGGCTCGGCACCCAGGCAGGCTTTGGATTGCAAGAAGGCGAGGATGCGCGCGTACTTGGTATCTTTGGTCTCCATCCGCTCCACAGTGGTGAGGTAGTGCACCAGGTTCTTCATGCACTCGTGGTAACCGTAGTGGAAGTAGTTGGCAAACTCTGCTAAAAGCTCTGCtggtgtggaaaaaaaaaagtaagataaaGTAAACggtagggagaagaaaagaaaagaggacaggCGCACCTTCTCCTAGAATGGTGCAGAGAACATCTTTATAGGATTTGGGCTGGATTCTCTTTTGAAGATGGCACTCTGCTCCGCAGTCTGGAAATTGGAAAACCAGTAATCTTGTCTTTCCTAAGAGCCTGACTACATCCCATACCCCGCCACCCACCACCCGTGAGGAACAATAGATCTTCATCTTTAGATGTTGGTCCGTGGCTTTCAGGAGCCAAGCGCCGGTGGCTTCCAGCCTCAGGACTTTCTGCCACTCTCAGACCCCGGGTCCCCTCGCGGCACACGCTCCCTTGTCAGATTTCCTTTGCCTGAATGAATGCCCACCTTTTTCCCTTCCCCGGGGAAAATCCGCGGAATGCAGAGCTCTGAGGTACTGAACTGTCATCTCCAGGATCTCCGCCTTCTCCAGTTTCCCAGAACTCTGCAAaagaagacaggagcctagcggCGGCCCACCCACAACAGACCCACGCACATGCTCTCTGTCTTCTGCAGATCACCAGCTGGGAAGATGCAGACGCTGGAGAAGCTACTACCGCCCAAGTCCCCGGAGTGGGGCGAGCTCTCTTAGGTCCGCAGAGACCTCGGCACTCCGCAGAGAGTGACAATAGGGACGGAGGGGGCGTACTGAGCACCGCAAAAGTTACCTGTTTCGCCAGGGCCATGGGGACTGTCTTGCCCAACTCGTTCAAGCAGCGGTTAATTCggtccctccttctcttttctaTCACTTTATGAGAAACCGGGGTTCTCTGAAAACAGAAAATTTGACATGGCTTTGTCCAAGGCAAAGTCTGTCTGCTACAAAGGTTCACCAACTTGCCAATCCCAAGAGACCCTTGCCCCGCCATACTAGACTCTATCTCCCCAGACTCAGAGCTCTGTGTCCATGCTGGCACTTGCCTTTCCGCTTCCCTGCCACCACCAAGTTAAGTGCCAGGGCTTTGGGAGGTAGCCACCAGCCTACCAGCGTGAGCGCTCCCCTATCAAGgactctcctttctgtctctgtcccctttcCGCTTTGGATTTCACCACACTTAAAGTCCTGGGTGGCACATCTTAGTCCTCTATCCAGCCAGATGTCAGGTTAGCTGTCAGGTTAGAGTCACACTCTTCCACCACCAGAGCGCAAGGAACTCACTTTGCGTTCCTTGAGCCTGTCAGacattctggtgtgtgtgtgcgcgcgcgcgcgctcgcgcGCCCTCGGCAGAGGCGGTGGCGTGAGGCACTCGTCCACGGTCCGCCTCGTGTGCCTCTTCAAGTGTTCCAGGTAGACTGAAGCCTCCCAGGTCCGAGGGGGCTCCCTTTATAAACCAGCCCTCTAGGATTGCAAGTGCATTCTCACGAGTTGAATTATTCTATAGGATTAGGGattctgcatttggagcatgtaTGCATTCAAGGTCAGTTTTaaagaagttaagaaaaaaatttagcaGCCGAGGGGGGGCGAGGTGGGGTAGATCAGCTTTGTTAATCCACGTGGCTCTTCAAAGGACACGTGATCCGTCCAGGAATAGCATTTGCATGGCAACAGGCACCTCGGGAAGAGAAGGCGAGACACTGGAGCCCGCGGGCCAGCGCGAGCCTGCACTCTTAGCCAGCGCAGAGCGCAGGGGCGCAGTGGCTGCGGGCACCGGGGGGCGAGGACCCTCACAAAACAGTGTCGCTTCCTTTAGTCCCACCGCTGAGTCTCACACGATCGCCTGTTTACAAATCCCAGCAAGCCCGCGGTCCCAGCGCCGAGTGCGTTTTAAAGCCTGTCCAGAGTCATTAAAGTAATTAAGTAAGCCTTTAATAGGCTGTTCCGCCGGGTTCAAGGGAGAGCTCCTGGAGACGGAGGCGCCCCGTTTGTTCCCAGGCTTTTCTCACACGACTTGGTGACACGTCTGTCTCCCCCCTTTTTGTTTACACCGCTTTATTTGTCCGGACATCCCGGCAGGTGTGGGGCTGCGGCTGGCACACGAGGCTCCCGCCTCGCGTCGCCCCTCCCGCGGGTCTTTGGCACGCGACTCTCCCCGCCTAGTCCCTGACCAAGTcgcctgctttcttttctccccaccccctccggCTCTCTCTTCGCgaggggggggggcgggcggGGAAGAGGCTCAATTTGTAGCCTATTATCCTATAGGAAAATGTCCATTGAAAAGTATGAATAGTTTCATTGGGCTAAATTTTAATAATGCcaagggtggggtggaggagagacaggcgtgtggtgtgtgtgtgtgtgtgtgtgagggggtgggaggattgAGGGGCAACACAGAGGAGAGTGGGccgagaagaaaagagggaatgCAGCTGGCCCTGGCCCAGGCGGGCATTATGCGCCGTCACCTGCATGAGGGGGCGCCTACAGACCCCTATTCATTTGCCTAATTTTGGTCAATTTAACAAACTTCAGGAGAAATTATTGTGGCTTTGTTAGGGAGGGTGAAGCCTTCTGATCGAATTAACAGCATGTTTTGATCCGGTAAATGTCATTAGAAAGGGAGAAACAATCGCGCTTAGAGGGCTCTGGGTAACGCGCCCAAGTGGAGACGCCAAAGCGCACGGCTCACAAAGGGGGCCAGTAGCTGCCACGGGGAACTTTTGTACCCGCCCATCGCCCAAGTTTTGACACAAAAAGGCATTATTTCATACTTGAATACGTTTAATCCAACAATTGTCTATTTTTTGCAAACATATTTTCACCGTATTGTTAACTTTTTATGTTCCCCTCTCGCGGGCGCCTTTTCTTAACGTTTGGGGGCGGGAGAGCGCAGACACATCGGGCATCAATATTTGTCACTGAAAAGGGCCCCGTGAAGTTAGGGAATTTGATCTCTTTTTTATGGTTTTAGAAAGCGAAATatggggcggggggtggggggggagatgGACAGAAACCCAGAAGGAAATTTGCTGGACAGGCCCGGAGGGAATGGGGGGATGGTTCCTGGGAACTCTCTGCGCCGGCTGCGCCTTTGCCTTGAACCTGATCCACAACCCCAGGCCTCTACCCACCACCAGCCTCTCTTATGCCGCCGCTGGGTGTGGGTGGTGGGGGACTGGAGGGGGTGAGCTTTCCtgtatataaaaacaataaaaatgacctTTGCTTTATGACTTATTCCAGAGTCACCAAGTTCTCATCTGTTCCCAATCTTTCTCATCTGGCAACAAGGGAACCCTCCCTTCAAATGTCTCCTTAGTCCTTTTGCCCCACGCCGCGTGGTCAATTCTTGTCTACTCTGCTAGACAACAGCAGGCCCGAGGCTTATCCCTTTGGGTAGTGCCAGTCCCTTGCCAGAGGTAGGTAGGGCGGGTCCCAGCTAGCTGGCAGCACCTGGGAAGCTCCAAAACGCAAAGCCAGACCTGAgacgcaggacctctggaaaacaGCCTCCACTTTTCTGGTGTCTCTGTCTCGTGGGTGTGGATCGGTCTGCGCTGAGCACACTAGGGTGCCCAAATCTCGCCTAccggcttttgtttgtttgtttgtttgtcttgtttttctaagTACGTCAGACCAGATTGGACAGGACCCGCACCTTGTTGCAGGTTGCTCTGTCAGCCGCGTGCTGTCTTAGAGCTTGTCCGCCTCTGTAAATTCACTCGCACACAAGGGGATTAAACAGGAACCCGAATCAGCTAACTTGAATAGGTAAAAGGGAGCTCAGACTTcgcccccctcttcctcctcctttttttttttttttttttttaattgccagCGGACTCGGAGTGGAGTTGATCCTCTTACCGTTGGTGTTAACTGCAGCTGCAGGCACGTTCCTCAAGCCAAATTTCATTCCACACAAACTGTTTAATTTTCCTGCTTTTATGGCAGCCAGGGACTGTTTGCCCAGAACTGAAAGTCCCTTCTTGGGCTGGTTAAGCTGGGGATGGTGCGGAGTGGGTGGATGCAGACTTGGAGCACGGGGCGCAGGTTTGCCCAGTCCTTCCAGGGTGCAGCAGTAATGCAGAGAGCTTAAGGTCTCTTCTTAGGACCGGGAACGGATACCTCCATTTTTGCTCTTCCTTGCCGTGTATCTCAAGCCCACTCCCAAGGAAAAAGGGTGCCTTACCAGATACTGCTTTTACTCTCTGCTTTTGGGGTGCTGACCAATGCTCCCTGCATCTCGGGGTGATTTCCACTCAACGTGAGAGGCAAGTGGCGAAGATGCAGCGCCTGTTCTTAACACCAGCGGCACGCCTGCCCTCAGAGCCAGACACTAAGCAGGGGAAAGAGCCTCGGCTGTGCCTCAGttttcctcctctgtaaaatggaCGTAACATTGTGTCCATGATGCTACAAGGCTGTCACTGGGTTGAAATAAGGGGCTAGAGACAAGGCACTCAAGGAGGCCTAACTGTGccatttgttttgtaattttgcCAGCAGGGTGGTTCTTCTGCGACGACTTTTTTGTTTTAGCGGAACTGTGGGACTGTTAGGAGCTTCTGCTCACTTCATAGTGGCCTCCTCCTCcgttttctctcccccccccccttttcaaaAGCATTGCTCTCCCTGAAAAAGTCTGTTAAATTTAACCCAAATTAGGCAGATGAATGTGGAGGAAGGGGCTTTGGGCTCCCCTCTCATTGAGGACTTCATGGCCAGCTCTTTCAGTGTGGTTGTGAGACTGGGTTAGGGGAGGAGCTCCAAGACTAGAAAcgtttcttttttatatttattacttttttattgaatatcatgttcatttacattgtcaatggtaaaacctttcccaatgtccccctcccctaagactcccaccccctcccccacctccttccccctgcctccaagtatatgcctctccacccaacacactccctcctcccccccccccctcagtttccctttgttcgggcctctgttgagcctttatctgaccaaggaccattcctcccactgatgcccaacaatgatttcggccacccagacgccccaagactcccagggactgacccATCAACCAAGGGACTAGAAACCTTTCAACATAGTTGTCACTCAGGGGCCAGGAGCCAGGTATCCAGCCTAGAAGCATGGACACCTGCAGAAAACAAGAGAGCAGAGCAATTAGTCGGAGGGCACagtgagagagaagaaggaaggtcaAGAGGTCCCTTAACGTACATAACAGTGACCGTGGTTCCTATTGATGCATTGTACATTTGAAAAAATTACAGCAGTAGTTCCCAAACTGCTAACCCCTTCCACAGACAGGGATTGCCTAAGAACAGCAGAAAAAAccccagatatttacattatgatccatagCAGTTGCAAGAtaacagtcatgaagtagcaatgaaaataattttatggttgggaggcgtcaccatgacatgagggactgtattaaagggtcatggcaTGAGGAAGTCTGAGAACCTCTGTACTAGGGAAGTGCATATTAATTATAGCTACAGATGCAACATGTTGTTAATTACATAGACCaatactgtgtatatatacatatgtatatgtatgtatatgtatgtacattgtatatgtatatatatgtatgtacatgtgtgtgtatgtatatgtatgtacatatgtgtatatatatatatatatagtcagccAGCTGTATCTGAGGATTCTATATTCAACTGTGTAGCGGGTTAAAGACAGTGGGCATGGAATGTGCCCACACTGGGCATTCTGGAGATTTATTTTGTTAGGTGGTTATTCCATAAGCAATCTAATGTGACAtccagtgtactggctagttttgtgtgtcaacttgacacaggctggagttatcacagagaaaggagcttcagttggggaagtgcctccatgagatccagctgtggggcattttctca containing:
- the Helt gene encoding hairy and enhancer of split-related protein HELT isoform X2 codes for the protein MSDRLKERKRTPVSHKVIEKRRRDRINRCLNELGKTVPMALAKQSSGKLEKAEILEMTVQYLRALHSADFPRGREKELLAEFANYFHYGYHECMKNLVHYLTTVERMETKDTKYARILAFLQSKACLGAEPPFPPLSLPEPDFSYQLHPAGPEFPGHSPGDATVFPQGASPGSFPWPPGAARSPALPYLSSATVPLPSPAQQHSPFLAQMQGLDRHYLNLISHGHPNALNLHTPQHPPVL
- the Helt gene encoding hairy and enhancer of split-related protein HELT isoform X1 — encoded protein: MSDRLKERKRTPVSHKVIEKRRRDRINRCLNELGKTVPMALAKQSSGKLEKAEILEMTVQYLRALHSADFPRGREKAELLAEFANYFHYGYHECMKNLVHYLTTVERMETKDTKYARILAFLQSKACLGAEPPFPPLSLPEPDFSYQLHPAGPEFPGHSPGDATVFPQGASPGSFPWPPGAARSPALPYLSSATVPLPSPAQQHSPFLAQMQGLDRHYLNLISHGHPNALNLHTPQHPPVL